The Xenopus tropicalis strain Nigerian chromosome 1, UCB_Xtro_10.0, whole genome shotgun sequence DNA segment CCTTGCATCTAGGCTGCGGGAATCACGCGTCGAGCTCGTGCCCAGGCAGCCAATCAGAGAGCAAAGCTTCGGAGCCCAGCCAATCAGAGAGCGGGACTGCGAATCACCATGTGAAGCCGTCCAATGGCGAGAGCGCCGCCGCTGTTTATTTGGAGCTTGGGATGAAGGTTTGGAGGAGAAATCTGTGCAGGTTACGCTGCATTGGTGTTTAGCGTTCTGCCTCTGAGACCTACGCTCTGTTATAGCCATGGACATCACTAGGGATGTACTGAATTTCGGtgctggacctgccaagctcccGCCATCGGTAAGTGCAGTCTCTTTAATAGGGGGCCTCTATATAACATCTCTGCATGCCGCATGGGTTCTGCAACTCAGGGTAACTGCATATATATTTAGTGCTTATCCATGAGCCTTGCTCTTACAGACCTGGGTGAAATTATGAAATAATAGAGTACTTTGAGACATTTTCCAGGCCCCTTGTCGTTGTATTTTAACTGAGACACAGTAAATTTGACTGTATTTTTTGCTGACCCTTTACAGTGAACTAATTGATCCCTAAATGGTGATACAAGGCCAGTGGCATACCTATTTAGAATAAAGTAAATGTGCTGACCTGTCTGCCTAATGCTTTGTATGTGCTGTATGAGTCTGCAGTGATTTGAATAACTCCTGCAATAGTCTCCAAAGGCAGCTTGCTGAGAAGCCAGAGTTATACACCATGGCAGTCATATGCTACTGTCAGGATTGCCACATTTAGGTCTGTAGTTTCCCCTCCAAAGGTGCAACTCTCAAGGCACTTCAGCTGCAGGTCTGTAGGTAATATGTCATTCCTGCCAGTGCATCTGTTCCAGTTGAGCCACATGGATTCTTGTGTAAAGAGCTCCAACACATGCAGGGGGATTGACTCTTTAATTTGCTGTTACATTTAGAGGGAACTAGAAAGCATTCttatcatatagattgtaagctctacggggcagggacctccatcctcttgtgtctttaactcttaacttattgcaactgttactgtatcttgtatttatttgtatttattgctaaactttgtatttatctattatcttattaacacctgtttgtattaatgtattctactgtacagcactgtgtacataagtagcgctttataaataaaaatatacaaaatacaaatacaatgtacaatgtatGGATAATTGAGGAATATGGGTGCTGAATAGTACAAATGCAGTTGCACACTGCAACCAGTCAGCAGTAAGTTACCTGATCACCTAAAGATTCAGAggccagctagaagggctgcacagtataatttaaattatttcagtgCAGCCCTGCATCATGCATTTATTAGTCCTCAATTATGAAGTGATCAGGTAACCTAAAAATGAAATCACAAAAAAGTTGACTGGTCTCAGCAGATCAGCCCCCCCCTTGTTTGTTTTCTAACAGCTGTGACAGGAATCTCTATACTGTATTAAGAATCCTCAAAGCTGTAAAGCAATATTCTCTTTAAGCTGTGGACATGCACACAACAAACTGGAGACCTGgtacatttttttgcacacacatAGTTCAGTAGTTGCAAGTACTGATTTAGTGCTATGCTCCAACAGCTTTTAAAGAATGCATGtataaactattttattttttgtagagtCTTGGCAACATTACTGTATGAAGGTCTAGTTTTCATTCTAGCATTAAAGCAGAGTGATATCCTGTACTTGGTAACCATGGCACAATAAAAGCCACTGAGCAAATAGTAGATGGGAAATCCTAAATGAATGTTGGCATGCAAAtgacaaatgggggggggggggggggaaagcttTCTTTCCAAAAGTGGCTTGTGTTTGAGATCAGTGAAGCAAAGAATGTTGGTGGAGCTAAAGCCAGGGTTTCAGTGCTTCTAGGAATTGCATCAGCCCCCAACTCTTACCAATCCCAGGAGCTGCTGGAATGGGGTGTGACTGCCTTGGCAACAGCTCACACATTTAACAATGTTTCTGTGTTGTCAGCTAAGGTTCCAAACTGTACATCTTCTGAATTTGCTTTGGGTTCATTAGATGCTTTATGGAGCagaaaaacagttctgtttatgCTAGCAGAAATGAGGCATGCATAATGTAGGGTTTTGTTTTCAAATCTCTTGTAtgtatttacccagtttcaactTAACCAGCAGTTGGTTACAAATAATGTATTGGgaacattatataatatatatatatatatatatatatatatatatatatatatatatattagtgggtaagccaacattactggtgataaaaaaaacaaatgcaaagatctaattggttactTACTTTTAGgtgactgttgaaatctaattgctgattggtcactatgggcaACAGGTGATGTTAGCTTACACACTAAAATAAATACGCCTTTGTGCCACCCACTGACAATTATTCATATGCCATAAaattaagaacatttttaaatggaCTAAAAATGGGTGTTAAAGTATCCAATAAAAAAGACTCAAGATCTGTTCATGCAACCCCATGTGAATCATGTTTCAAAGTAATGTATAATTTTGTTAAATTCAAGCACAACATAATTTATTCATTCTCTTTTATTTGTAGGTTCTGCTTGAAGCACAGAAAGAACTGATTGACTACAGAGGACTTGGCATCAGTGTTCTAggttaaaacaatatttaattattaaatttgCTAATCCCCAGGATATACActtattttaattgtatttttaatttcaATACAGAAATGAGCCATCGATCATCTGATTTTACAAAGATTATGAACACCACAGAAGTTTGCTTGCGTGAATTGTTGTAAGTATTCATCCTGCTGTCAGGGAAGAAGTTGTGTCTCGCATGACATCTGTGAACTACAGAAATTTCTAGTCTTAAAATCTGATACATCAGTAATTTATATATCAGATGTGATAGTTGCTGTGTTACAGATGTTGATAATGCCAAGTGAGGACTGGAGCTGTTCTCACTGTATCAGCTAACATATTAAATTGTAACTATTCCGAAAGCCATTCCTCTGGCGTACTGAGCTTCTACTGGGAAACATGACAGggaaaaaactatatatttttaaaactaaaagtgGGATATCCAACCAAAAATGTGCATAATTAACAAAATGTAAGTCTAAGTTTATGTATATTGGAATTTCACATAAACACATTCACATAAATGTTTGGTAAACTGAATTACTATTGAAACCTGTATCTGTccttttctctgcactgctggttctggttcACAAACAAGTAGCATTTGCTGGCCTCCTGgtagatataaaaataaagatatatatttctAATTGCTGTGGTCCTCTCAGGATGAGCTGGAATGATATATGTAAATGCCTTAAATAGGAAATGTACGGCCTATGAGTTAATTATGCACACTTGATGGATACTCGTCTAATGACAAGTTCTAgggagttagggctctggcacacagggagattagtcgcccgcgaacatgtaagtcgccggtgggatgctacacgctgcacaggcgatttgccgaaatcgcgccgccgtgtgtgccatcgcaccggcgacttacatgttcgccaaaAACACCTTAAACAATGCACCATATGTTTCAAATATATCAATCATTTCATATCCAGTGACTTTGCTAACCTGTGTTTAATCTTTGGCAGGGATATTCCAGATACCTACAAGGTGCTTTTTCTTCAAGGAGGTGGAAGTGGACAATTTAGTGCAGTTCCCCTTAATCTTATTGGTTTAAAGGATGCCAAATGTGCGGATTATGTGGTTACTGGAGCTTGGTCTGCAAAGGCAGCGAAAGAGGCAGAGAAATATGGAAAAGTAAACATTGTTCATCCAAAGCTTGGAAGTTACACAGGTAACCAAGTATTTCCATGTTCCTGTGTTTGCAGTGAATACAAATCACTGCCAACGCAGTAGTTGTACAATGCCACTGACAAATTCTACAACAAACATTTAGCACATTAGCATTTTATGCATGAGCACCGGCATAACCTCTTAAAATATCACTGAacaatttattttgtaaatgGGATCTCTTCCAATATTTTACCCCTGCATAAATTCAGTTAGTAATGATCAATTTGAATATGATCTTCAGATAACAGAATGCTTTGCTTTTCATAGAACCAACAAAATCTGATCCACAGACTGTCTTGTAAATGTGCACTTGGATGTGTTCATACCCTTGTCTTactcttaaataagaaaaaattctTATACAGCTTTTAGCTTCCATTTTAGAAACACCACAACATAACCAGACCCAAGGCAAAGATTTATGATTTTGTGAAAATTCTGTTTGGGGGTTTGgtgtaagaatttttttttttttaaagcacttttTATATCTTGCTTTCAGGGATTCCAGATCCATGCAGCTGGAATCTTAACCCAGAAGCTTCATACGTATATTACTGTGCAAATGAAACTGTTCATGGAGTGGAATTCCAGTTTGTTCCTGAGGTTAAGGGAACAGTTCTAGTCTGTGACATGTCCTCAAATTTCCTTTCTAAACCAGTTGATGTTTCTAAGGTACAGTATTCTCACAGAAGATAAGTAAAATATtaaactgtacagtgctgcatgcacaagtagcactttataaataagttgcatgtgtgtgtgcaatttttttttttttttaatcagttcaGTCTATCCCTATAGAGCAAAGGAATTTCTTGTTGTAGCCtgtccctatagagcagggatccccaaccttattcccgtgagccacattcaaatggaaaaagtgttggggagcaacacaagtatgaaaaaggttcctggtggtgccaataaaagCAATAATGGCCACTATGGCTTTAAATCCATGCAGGTTCAGTTTCCTTAGTTGCTGGgtggaagggaatgtatctaagtaagttcatcctacatatgtgtgctattggctagcagggatgGTGACCACATCAtgcctcactttgatatagtgctggAAAAGGAGTGGCACCTTACTCTTTGCTTTCACCTGAGGAACAGGATGGATGGCTGCTGTGGGCATGGGCCTAATTatagtcggggaacagggccccgtgaatgaggaattagatagtggcaggtgtagctccgtTTATAGtgcactctaggagtgtaaggcagttagggttgtgcTAGaatgagcagttctgagctcctacataggaaagacagttttggaggtatctctcccagggcatattgcctgtagtgtagggatcacaGTGGATAGGGAATTGGGATAGAGAACTCCCTGAGGTGATCCACTATTgggtgtggcagaggtgaagtgagattcctgcaaAGTCTGTCTGCAGGgaagtgtcagtctgtattacactctgtatgtggtgttgcctgtaccactggcctctgagaagtTGTATTGTGAGTAAaacctgtggatgttcaataaacacttgttttGTTCACAACACCCTTGCCTTCCTCTTCCatttagcaaaggcccattctgggtgaaacagtacagtgtaagccatgttctactggtactagtccgggaaggcagctattgagctgaaataggttaCATGAGGAATGGGGAACATCCTTTGCAACATTTGCCGTTATCTAGGACCtttaatatgattttaaaaaGCATGTTGCTATTTGTGGGCAATAATTTCACTGCTTTGTACCCTCCTAATGGACTGGGCCCATAGTTTGAGGAATTGGAACACATGTTTATGATAAATAATTCTGAaagtacatattttttttttttttttttacaaaatgagaAATCTCCTATATTGGCCACAAGTATGTCTCATGTTAGTGCTGTTTCAAAGCTATTTTGATAACCTTTTCTCAACATTCCCCTCATACCTTTGCAATTACAtactcttctgctttagactagAACCTAAATGATTGCTTTCATGAAAACCTTCACACCAGTGCATTTTTTAGTGCCTGCCTCCTATGTGTTTATGCCACAATGTTTAAGGAGTAGAAGATGAGGAAAATGGTTTTATTATACACAGACTTTTCCTAGGAAGACTAGTGGGTTCTCACCATTAGTGGCACTTAATAAAGGGACGTCTGTGTCAGCAACATGAGGATCATGTAACAAACAACATCAAAGTAGTGTCTCTGTGGGTTGTGTGCCTGCTTTCTACCTATTTACATTTCTGTACAGGAACGTGTGGAATCTCTTGGTTTAGGTCTGGCGTGCTAACGTGACTTACCAACATGTCTGTTGCTAACtctcatatttttcttttactgtaGTTTGGTGTAATTTTTGCTGGAGCTCAGAAAAACGTTGGCTGTGCAGGGGTGACAGTAGCCATTGTGCGAGAGGATTTGCTGGGTCACTCTCTAAAAGAATGCCCAACAGTTCTGGATTATAAAATCCAAGCAGGAAATGGTTCCTTGTACAATACACCTCCATGTTTCAGGTACGTCCGCTTATCTGCTTTTTAACAGAAGAGAAAGCATATCTGTTAAGGGACCTTGAAGAGAAACTGTTTGGCATGTGCTGTAATTAAACAGAAATGGGCAAAGGTCTGATCATATGACTACTGACATATTAAAGGGCTATTAAAGAATGGTGCATCTCTATATATTCTCCTATTTATAGACTCCAAACGGGACAGGCTGGTAGATATGCATGGTGTGCTATGTTCTTTAATATGCATGCACTCTTTACTAAAGCTCAGAGTGTACTACTGTCTTTCTAGTAAACCCTATTAATACACAGGGGATATCAGTCATTATTACTAGGTTTACATGGCTGACTCAGTGGCAGCAGGCAACATATGATATATATTGTGTTTGACACTAGTTCTAGTTTGTTGCAGATGCATTCTGTTCTCACTTTGGACTCCTATTGAGAGTGTAAAAAATCACCCAGCCACATACAGATGACCACACTTTTGGGAATTGGCTGGTGTtagctagatttttttttttttgctggtcaAAGTAGACTGCTCTGTGCCACTCTTATTTGTTTAACTTGTACTGATAACCACATTTTAACATGTATCCTTATGTTTCAGCATCTATATAATGGGACTGGTGCTCGAGTGGATTAAGAATAATGGAGGTGCTGCAGCTATGGAGAAATTAAGCATCATTAAATCTAATATGATTTACAGCATTATTGATGAATCCAATGGATTATTTGTGTAAGTAGTGTTTTCTGGTTTCTTCTTAATTGGAGATGACTTGTATTTATTCATTTGAGTTTTagcttaaataaatatttattatatctcTCAGAGTTTGCTGTGAAATTTAAATCAGAATCTCAGATGGCCATTCCAGGCTACCCTGTTTAGACATTGAAACACTACTTGTGGGTTAAACACCTCATGTTCAATTATAGGTCTAGGTCTTCAtctcccccccccaccacctTGTGTTCGTGAAATCTTTTCAGGTACAAACTAGAATATTAACCTAACAAgctcttcttttttttcccctctaaatTGCAGATGTCCAGTAGAAGAGAAGAGTAGAAGCAAAATGAATATTCCTTTCCGTATCGGAAATATCAATGGGGACAGTGATTTGGAAAAACAGTTTCTTGCCAAAGCTGTAGAACGTGGGATGATGTCTCTGAAAGGCCACAGGTAAAACTTGACACCCCCCCCTCCCAAATACTAACAGCTCAATGAATCTAGAAGAAACCTAATTGTGtgttataaataaacacaatcgAAACTACTTTCTAATAGGTCTTCCATgatatatttattggttcaaaacTGTTTTAGCCTGCAGTTGAAACTGCGGTCTGGTTCAAGTCACTAACCTGTTAACCCAAATATAAAAACTGTTCAgctgaaagggttacatttttatCAATTTATTTTGATTTCAGGTCCTCATTTAGATTCAAATCTGAAATCTgaatctgggaaaaaaaaatctgcctgttTAGGTAATGGCCCCCTAAAAATTTGTTacctaaaaatataatataaaattgcaTAGCGACCAATCGGTAATTAGAATTAAACAGTCACCTACTGCCGCAACTGCCTATGTATAGATACTTGCAGCTGAGACATACAGTTAGAGCCCAATTCGGGGCAACAGACCTGACCCTCAAAGAACCACCATTACTCTCATTATTAAGAAGGGAAGACCCCAGCAAAATGATCTCCCATATCTACACACAAATAATATCCAGTGGCCCAGCTCCATTCCAATCAGCCTATACTAAATGGCAAAGTGATATACCGAGCCTAAGGCCAGACCAGTGGGAAGAAATCACTGAGAATCTATATAAATTCCTGATTTGTACCAGAGATAGATTGATCCAACACAAATTCACACTCAGAACTTATTATACCCCGAATAGACTATTTCGCATGGGCCAAATACCAGCCCCTATTTGTAAAAGATGCGGAGGAGTGGATGGGTCATATTGGCATATGGTATGGGCATGTCCTATCATCAGCAGGTATTGGGTGAAAATTactagatatatgatagatacaTTGGCCCTCCCTCCCCTACTGCAACCAGAAATATGCCTATTAGGTCTTGTGGATGACCTTGTCCCAACTAACTATGCGAGAATTTTGATAAGATCACTATTATATTACGCCAAAAAAGTGCTAATCATGCATTGGATGGCCCCTCTACCCCCTCGGAAGACTGCGTGGGTAGATTTGGTCAATAAAACGCTTCCGCTAATTAAGCTTACATATGAAGCTAGAGGCCAACCGAATAAATTCGATAGAATCTGGGGAGGCTGGCTAGACGCTCACTTAAATGACTTACCTTGAAGCATATATGTGAATAATCTGACAtgttctgtataataaaatggAAAACTCAACAAtggctgtatccccccccccccccccctcccctcccctctttccttctgtatcccaATCCTATATACTGGAAAACCAATAAAAagaatttctgttaaaaaaaacagtcacctacaagttagaaaactaagtaaagatctgattggatgctatgggcaacatcactggtgatgttggcttacgcactataataaatatacccctaaaagtAAATTTTATGGTGTGCTGCTATAACATTTAAGTGCTGAATTCCTTGAGGTTAAACTACATGGAGATTTTGATTAGATTTTCTGGTCAGACTACATCTAATCCACCAACTTGTCACACAACAGCACAGTATTTTGAggaatcctacaaaatctgataaaAGTGGATTGTGATCACCGACAATTAACattgtcagatgtagatgcaggaataAAACTCACCATCCAACTTTGTTTTCAGATGCGGATGCAGTGTACCCTTGTGATGGGCCTGCAAtgtgtagtttacacatcagattatTCTATTCTATCACTCCATTATCTTTTGACCCAGGCAACATTAGACTTGTAGGATGCATGTGTCTTGATCTGAAAccaaaatctcccatgtagtttacCTTTAATCTTAAATAGTTGGATCTACAAGTGTTTGCTTTCACCATAGTGATATAAATGCATGGAAAGTCTCATAATGCAAGGCACATGAGTAGCGTGGCTGTCCTTGTGGAAGTATAGTGTAAAAGCTGTTTATATGCCACATATTCAACATACTAGTAAATTAGGGGGGCCGGTTTATTCCAATTTTTACCGCAACTTGATCTTTCATTTGTTATGAATTTGATTTTTGGTTTCGGGAACTTGAATGTTTTCAGATTGAGTGCAAAAAAAGTGAAAGACACAAATGTAAAACATCATCTAATCACTTTTCAcaatttttgcaaataaaaaaagaaaacttctaAATTCGAATTTTGATTGAATAGGCTTCTGTCTACATTTATATTAACATACTTATTTTGATTTAACTTCTATTGCTTTAGGTCTGTGGGAGGCATAAGGGCTTCTCTGTACAATGCTGTTACTGTGGAAGATGTGCAGAAGCTTGCAGACTTTATGAAATCCTTTCAGGAATCACACCAGTAATGGACTCAAGCAGTATTATTTCAAGCTTCACCATCATGGACAGCTGTAATAAAATGGCACTTACTAATATGTTGTTCATAGTTTGTACAGTATTGTTTGTAATTTTATCATTCTTTTGTAATGAATCAGGGGTGTCTGTTTGTATTCCCCATCTCTTTGCACAAAAAGGCAGTTAAAAAGCTAAAGTAACAGTAAAGCTGGAATGCTTTCCTTTTGCTAAAATTGTAGTTTGTGAAATGTGTAAAGCTTAAATAACTGAACAAATGCATCATCCTGATAGTCTGATGTAATTTATCTGGTGAAATAAGACTATTGTATCCTGTTTGCTAAAGGGACCAATATGTATGTATTTTCCTTATGGCTAAGGAATTAAGGCAGAAATAACATGtatgatagtttttttttttttcttacattcccTTCAACTGCTTTATAATGTTCTGTTCTAGTGGTGCTACAGAACCAACTGGTTGGTACCTGCTGCTTTGGCAAAAAGATACAAGACACAATGCAAAGGTTAAAACGTGTTTTTGTGATGCAACTTTTACATTGCCTtgaataatgtatttaaaaaaaaaaaaatcactgctttTTCTTTGAGTTGGACCAGCAGGGGTATTTTTTGGGTCAATGCTGCCCTGTGATGGCCTTTTGCATGCCGCCACCCCCTCGCACCCAACAGTTTTCCATGTGTTGCAGAGGTTTGAGGGGCACAACgccagtgcagagagtgcaaattCCAATTTCAAAATTTTGAGTTTCTGCTCTTTAttttaccaggagcggctttttgccacccctggtaatttGTGGCCTGGTGCCACCTGAGGTGGGTTTCTCGACTCCCTTCATGGCAGCGCCCCTGAGGACCAGCACACTCTCTAtaagtaaaaaatgtttgcataccATTATTGTCCAATGTTTAGAccattatatataatttacttcAGCAATGCATTCCATAGAAGCTAACCAGCTAAAGTGCAATTTCTTCTTTCAATGCAATAATTATATAAGAAGTGTTTATTCATGGGGGATGGGTGCTAAAACCTGCCTTATATTAAAGTTATTGTAGTGGTAGCATGGCATTTTCTTGGCCTGCGGGTTCTCATTATTTCTTATGTAGCTAACTGCAACAGTCCTtgcagtctgtttttttttttttttttgctagggtGGGGGCAACCATACATGCACCTCCAATGTGGCTTCAGTGGTTTAACAATGATGCCTGAGACAGTTCCATTGGATTGTGTCTGATCCCTGGAATGACTGGTTTTGAGGGAAACCAATGATAAAGACTGTTTCAAAGGAAGCAGCCCTACAAATTTTCCTATGGGTGACAGATTAGGTTTCAATATTACATTTTGTATGTAAAATGCTACTTTATTATAGATATTTGCACTGCATGAGTGCCTCCTGCAAATACATTGACCTGTGGTTACAGTTTATAAATTTTCATTCATTGTGTTTTAATCCATTTTATGTGGACAAATTCATATATAGACATGTAGTAGGTG contains these protein-coding regions:
- the psat1 gene encoding phosphoserine aminotransferase (The RefSeq protein has 1 substitution compared to this genomic sequence) gives rise to the protein MDITRDVLNFGAGPAKLPPSVLLEAQKELIDYRGLGISVLEMSHRSSDFTKIMNTTEVCLRELLDIPDNYKVLFLQGGGSGQFSAVPLNLIGLKDAKCADYVVTGAWSAKAAKEAEKYGKVNIVHPKLGSYTGIPDPCSWNLNPEASYVYYCANETVHGVEFQFVPEVKGTVLVCDMSSNFLSKPVDVSKFGVIFAGAQKNVGCAGVTVAIVREDLLGHSLKECPTVLDYKIQAGNGSLYNTPPCFSIYIMGLVLEWIKNNGGAAAMEKLSIIKSNMIYSIIDESNGLFVCPVEEKSRSKMNIPFRIGNINGDSDLEKQFLAKAVERGMMSLKGHRSVGGIRASLYNAVTVEDVQKLADFMKSFQESHQ